In Numidum massiliense, a single genomic region encodes these proteins:
- the mltG gene encoding endolytic transglycosylase MltG encodes MKKWLIGIGVAIVVLGIVVFAGYKWLMFQIHGSTAEKDFQVMIEEGATLKDVLKKLEDENMLGNANYRSLYMRFYEADYTYQAGEYEIKRGMTLEQTLAKFQKGEVVKPKTVKVTIPEGWNVKQIARRLAENNLGDEKKYMQLFSDRSYYFKKQKEFAFLPPLKKRTKYPFEGYLFPATYEFVLDAKEEDVIERMLQQMQVVVDKLAEQYPQVQTNTLRVFTLASIIEKETAVVKERPRVAGVFANRLKVGQILQSDATVEYAHGKYLKKVLYKHLEIDDLYNTYRYEGLPPGPIAAPSLSALSAAVSPEKHNYYYFVTKKDGSRTHYFAETLAEHESNIAKSEQTGKE; translated from the coding sequence CGTCGTGTTTGCCGGCTATAAGTGGTTAATGTTTCAAATCCATGGATCGACGGCAGAAAAAGACTTCCAAGTGATGATTGAAGAAGGTGCAACACTCAAAGACGTGTTAAAAAAGCTTGAAGATGAAAATATGCTCGGAAATGCGAACTACCGTTCGTTATACATGCGTTTTTACGAAGCTGATTATACGTATCAAGCTGGGGAGTACGAAATTAAACGAGGGATGACGTTGGAGCAAACGCTCGCGAAATTCCAAAAAGGGGAAGTCGTCAAGCCAAAAACGGTGAAAGTGACAATTCCTGAAGGATGGAACGTGAAGCAAATTGCGCGCCGCTTAGCGGAGAACAACTTAGGTGACGAGAAGAAGTATATGCAACTTTTTTCTGACCGCAGCTATTATTTTAAGAAGCAAAAAGAGTTTGCGTTTCTGCCACCCTTGAAAAAGCGAACGAAATACCCCTTTGAAGGCTATTTGTTCCCGGCCACGTATGAGTTTGTGCTTGATGCGAAGGAAGAAGACGTCATCGAAAGAATGTTGCAGCAAATGCAAGTCGTCGTCGACAAGCTAGCTGAACAGTATCCGCAAGTTCAAACGAATACGTTAAGGGTATTTACACTCGCTTCGATTATTGAAAAGGAAACGGCAGTCGTCAAGGAACGCCCGCGCGTCGCTGGCGTCTTTGCCAATCGTTTAAAAGTGGGGCAAATCTTACAGTCCGATGCGACAGTTGAGTACGCCCACGGAAAGTATTTGAAGAAGGTTTTGTATAAACATTTGGAAATCGATGACCTATATAATACGTACCGCTATGAAGGTTTACCGCCAGGGCCGATTGCCGCTCCTTCCCTTAGCGCACTCTCGGCGGCAGTGTCCCCGGAAAAACACAATTATTACTATTTTGTCACGAAAAAGGACGGCAGTAGGACGCACTATTTCGCCGAGACGTTAGCGGAACACGAGTCGAATATTGCGAAAAGTGAACAGACGGGGAAAGAGTAA
- a CDS encoding D-alanyl-D-alanine carboxypeptidase family protein, which translates to MKKWVATALSFVIVLSFVPMPLHAATVDLAPHAKSAVLMDMDTGTVLYEKDSHQPLPPASITKIMTMLLLMEAVAQGKTSLDERVRVSDYAASMGGSQIYLEVGEEMSISDLLKGIAIASGNDASVAIAEHLAGTEEQFVQLMNERAEELGMKDTRFVNSNGLPADEQRTSAHDIAIMSRELLKHEGITKFTKLYQDYLRQETDRPFWLVNTNKLVKFYDGVDGLKTGYTSEAKFCLSATAKRGDFRVIAVVMGEPNTKTRNAEVSRMLDYAFNQFTNHVLVRSGERLGHVRVDKGEPAQLTVKAPHQFSILAKKGSKREDFQTNVRWKKALKAPLKAGDAIGEFEVTRGDETVNKIVLTANKDVPRATWWTMTKRTLKKMLFIDSDARDPEQEKD; encoded by the coding sequence ATGAAAAAATGGGTAGCAACAGCGCTATCTTTTGTTATCGTTCTATCGTTCGTTCCGATGCCCCTTCATGCGGCTACTGTCGACTTGGCGCCGCACGCGAAATCAGCCGTGTTGATGGATATGGATACCGGAACCGTTTTGTATGAGAAAGACAGTCATCAACCTTTACCTCCGGCTAGTATTACGAAAATTATGACAATGCTTCTTCTGATGGAGGCGGTCGCGCAAGGGAAGACGTCGCTTGACGAGCGCGTACGCGTGAGTGACTACGCGGCCTCAATGGGCGGGTCACAAATATATCTCGAAGTCGGCGAGGAAATGTCAATCAGTGATTTGTTGAAAGGGATTGCGATCGCCTCAGGGAACGACGCATCGGTCGCCATAGCCGAACATCTCGCCGGTACGGAAGAACAGTTTGTGCAACTGATGAACGAACGGGCGGAAGAGCTCGGGATGAAAGATACGCGTTTCGTCAACTCGAACGGCTTGCCGGCTGACGAACAGCGTACCTCGGCGCACGACATTGCCATCATGTCGCGGGAATTGCTGAAGCACGAAGGAATTACGAAGTTTACGAAGCTGTATCAAGACTATTTGCGGCAAGAGACGGATCGCCCGTTTTGGCTCGTCAACACGAATAAGCTGGTCAAGTTTTACGACGGCGTCGACGGGCTGAAAACGGGCTATACGTCGGAGGCGAAGTTTTGTTTGTCAGCGACGGCGAAGCGCGGCGATTTTCGCGTCATCGCGGTCGTCATGGGCGAACCGAACACAAAAACCCGCAATGCGGAAGTGAGCCGCATGCTCGACTACGCTTTTAACCAGTTTACGAACCACGTACTCGTCCGCTCCGGTGAACGACTCGGCCACGTGCGCGTCGACAAAGGTGAACCGGCGCAATTGACGGTAAAAGCGCCACACCAATTTAGTATTTTGGCAAAAAAAGGGAGTAAGCGCGAAGACTTTCAAACGAACGTCAGATGGAAAAAGGCGTTAAAGGCGCCCCTCAAGGCCGGCGATGCGATCGGCGAATTCGAAGTGACGCGCGGCGACGAAACAGTGAACAAAATTGTATTGACAGCGAACAAAGACGTCCCCCGCGCGACGTGGTGGACGATGACGAAGCGCACGCTGAAAAAAATGTTGTTCATTGATAGCGACGCGCGCGATCCGGAGCAGGAAAAGGATTAG
- the spoIIAA gene encoding anti-sigma F factor antagonist has protein sequence MSLQIELKPRRDILVVRLSGELDHHTADGVRRQIDEAIVRDGYTHLVFSLRELTFMDSSGLGVILGRYKRINQQNGTLAVCALSPAVKKLFDLSGMHKILRAYEREEEALASLGVAS, from the coding sequence GTGAGTTTGCAGATTGAACTTAAACCGCGCCGCGACATTTTAGTCGTCCGCCTTTCTGGTGAATTGGATCACCATACGGCGGACGGGGTGCGCCGGCAAATTGACGAAGCGATAGTGCGGGACGGCTATACCCACCTCGTCTTCAGTTTGCGCGAGCTGACGTTTATGGACAGTTCCGGTCTCGGGGTCATTCTCGGACGCTATAAACGCATTAACCAGCAAAACGGCACCTTAGCCGTTTGCGCCCTGTCACCGGCTGTGAAAAAACTGTTTGATTTATCGGGTATGCACAAAATTTTAAGGGCTTACGAGCGAGAGGAAGAGGCACTCGCTTCGTTAGGGGTGGCATCATGA
- the spoIIAB gene encoding anti-sigma F factor encodes MSEMTKNYMRLEFASVSANEAFARVAVASFISQLDPTLEELTDIKTVVSEAVTNAIIHGYGSNPGKTVVIETAIADNRVEIAIQDHGVGIENVDEARQPLYTSKPELERSGMGFTIMENFMDSCEIMSAPNAGTTVKLVKYLQASPLLKR; translated from the coding sequence ATGAGCGAGATGACGAAAAATTACATGCGCTTAGAGTTTGCGAGTGTGTCCGCCAATGAAGCGTTTGCGCGCGTCGCCGTCGCGTCGTTCATCTCCCAACTCGACCCGACGCTGGAAGAGTTGACCGACATTAAAACAGTTGTGTCGGAAGCAGTTACGAACGCGATTATCCACGGCTACGGAAGCAACCCGGGGAAGACGGTCGTCATCGAGACGGCAATCGCCGACAACCGCGTCGAAATCGCGATTCAAGATCACGGCGTCGGAATCGAAAATGTGGATGAGGCGAGGCAGCCGCTGTACACGTCGAAACCGGAGCTGGAGCGGTCGGGAATGGGCTTTACGATAATGGAAAATTTTATGGATAGTTGTGAAATTATGTCAGCGCCAAACGCGGGGACGACGGTTAAACTCGTCAAATACTTACAAGCTAGCCCGCTACTTAAGCGGTAG
- the sigF gene encoding RNA polymerase sporulation sigma factor SigF, which translates to MDTDVRNARHPYLSDEEVKRLIKQSQVGDGEARERLIHHNIRLVWSVVQRFINRGYEADDLFQIGCIGLLKAVDKFDLSYDVKFSTYAVPMIIGEIQRFLRDDGAIKVSRSLKETANRIRKTKDELSKKLGRLPTISEIAEAMEIAPEEVVFAQEANRAPSSIHEKVYENDGDPITLMDQIADEQGGGWFDKVVLREAIARLNEREKLIVYLRYYKDQTQAEVAERLGISQVQVSRLEKKILLQMRDHMEA; encoded by the coding sequence ATGGATACGGACGTACGCAATGCACGGCATCCTTATTTGTCGGATGAAGAAGTAAAGAGGCTCATTAAGCAAAGCCAAGTAGGTGACGGGGAAGCGCGCGAACGGCTCATCCACCATAACATACGGTTAGTATGGTCGGTCGTGCAGCGATTTATTAACCGCGGTTACGAAGCGGACGATTTGTTTCAAATCGGTTGCATCGGCCTCCTTAAGGCGGTCGATAAATTTGACCTTTCGTACGACGTCAAATTTTCGACGTATGCCGTGCCGATGATTATCGGGGAAATACAGCGTTTCCTACGCGACGACGGCGCCATTAAAGTGAGTCGCTCGCTGAAGGAGACGGCCAACCGCATCCGCAAAACGAAGGATGAGTTATCCAAAAAACTCGGGCGACTGCCGACGATTAGCGAAATTGCGGAAGCGATGGAAATTGCGCCGGAAGAAGTCGTCTTTGCACAAGAGGCGAACCGCGCGCCGTCGTCGATCCACGAAAAAGTGTACGAAAACGACGGTGACCCGATTACGCTCATGGATCAAATTGCCGATGAGCAAGGGGGCGGCTGGTTCGACAAAGTCGTGCTGCGCGAAGCGATCGCCCGCTTGAACGAGCGGGAGAAGCTCATCGTCTACTTGCGTTATTACAAAGATCAGACGCAAGCGGAAGTTGCCGAGCGTTTAGGCATTTCCCAAGTGCAAGTGTCGCGGTTAGAGAAAAAAATATTGCTACAAATGCGGGATCATATGGAGGCGTGA
- a CDS encoding stage V sporulation protein AA, with the protein MSQSQEKVYIRLKKRQTVTAGETVTLGDIANVLALEEQQGLRELPLLRVPSGEHFIVVDALDVIAQILRVHPALHVEAVGATDTILEVKKKRYVPSYAALVAVWLLLFVGSGLAIMNFHADVSMLDVHRRLYYLLTGEQSARPLILQIPYSVGVGIGMIVFFNRLFKRRFNEEPSPLEVEMFLYQESIDQYVVQREREQGQGSESQEQGGRGI; encoded by the coding sequence ATGTCGCAATCACAAGAAAAAGTGTACATTCGCCTCAAAAAACGTCAGACGGTCACGGCCGGCGAGACGGTTACACTGGGCGATATTGCCAACGTGCTCGCCCTAGAGGAGCAGCAGGGCCTACGCGAACTACCTCTGTTGCGCGTCCCTTCCGGTGAGCACTTTATCGTCGTCGACGCATTGGACGTAATTGCACAAATCCTCCGCGTCCATCCGGCGCTTCACGTGGAGGCGGTCGGCGCTACAGACACGATCTTGGAGGTAAAAAAGAAGCGTTACGTACCGTCGTACGCAGCACTCGTCGCCGTCTGGTTACTCCTGTTTGTCGGTTCTGGCCTTGCCATTATGAATTTCCATGCCGACGTGAGTATGTTGGACGTACACCGGCGGCTCTACTATTTACTCACGGGGGAACAGTCTGCCCGCCCGCTAATTTTACAAATCCCGTATTCTGTCGGCGTAGGGATCGGCATGATCGTGTTTTTCAATCGGCTGTTCAAACGGCGCTTTAACGAAGAACCGTCGCCGTTAGAAGTGGAAATGTTTTTGTACCAGGAGAGTATCGATCAATACGTCGTACAGCGCGAACGCGAGCAAGGGCAGGGTAGTGAATCCCAGGAACAAGGCGGCAGGGGTATATGA
- a CDS encoding stage V sporulation protein AB, whose amino-acid sequence MTVVLIFIGLAGGIAVGSAFVALLTVLDIVPRLHQLTCTTRHVGWSEQAIAVGAVFWTCADFFDWQWTIPAAGLVLVGLLAGCFVGMLAAALTEVLNVLPILSKRLAMERWLFYLLMAMVLGKVCGSLLQWLLVE is encoded by the coding sequence ATGACGGTCGTCTTAATTTTTATAGGATTAGCGGGCGGCATCGCTGTCGGCAGCGCGTTCGTCGCTTTGCTAACTGTTTTAGACATCGTTCCCCGTTTACACCAACTGACGTGCACGACGCGCCACGTCGGCTGGTCCGAACAGGCGATTGCCGTCGGGGCAGTTTTTTGGACGTGTGCCGATTTTTTTGACTGGCAGTGGACGATTCCCGCGGCTGGGCTCGTCCTCGTCGGCTTACTAGCAGGTTGTTTTGTCGGCATGCTCGCCGCAGCTTTAACGGAAGTGCTCAACGTCTTGCCCATTTTAAGTAAGCGGCTGGCAATGGAACGGTGGTTGTTTTATTTGCTCATGGCGATGGTGTTAGGAAAAGTGTGTGGCTCCCTCCTACAGTGGCTCCTCGTGGAGTAA
- the lysA gene encoding diaminopimelate decarboxylase — protein sequence MKLHGTSHINEKGHLTIGGCDTVELAAQFGTPLYVLDEQLIRERCRAYVAAFRQANVDFQVAYASKAMSTLAICRLIEEEGLALDVVSDGELYTALQAGFPPERIHFHGNNKSLAELTMALDANIGGIVVDNFTELHMLRTLASERQQHVHILLRLSPGVEAHTHAYIQTGQEDSKFGFDLASGQAAKAVEICQRSPEISLLGFHSHIGSQIFDVQGYRMTIRKLAQFSQECYESYGHVSEVVNIGGGFGIHYCEGDKPLTAERYIEAIVAEVRASFTHQPLPAIWIEPGRSIVGEAGTTLYRVGTEKRIPGIRHYVAVDGGMADNPRPALYQAKYAALVANKAGKPATQTVSIAGKCCESGDMLIWDVALPDLAQGDVLAVLSTGAYNYSMASNYNRLRRPAAVLVNDGNADVIVQRETFADLTRHDVIPARLQKPTTVSPEVADIK from the coding sequence ATGAAATTACACGGAACGAGTCACATTAACGAAAAAGGCCATTTAACGATCGGCGGTTGTGATACGGTCGAGTTGGCCGCACAATTTGGTACACCGCTTTACGTATTAGACGAACAACTGATCAGGGAGCGCTGCCGCGCCTACGTGGCCGCGTTTCGCCAAGCGAATGTTGACTTTCAAGTCGCTTACGCGAGTAAGGCGATGAGTACGTTGGCCATATGCCGTTTAATAGAGGAGGAAGGGTTGGCGCTCGATGTCGTATCCGACGGCGAGTTGTACACGGCATTACAAGCGGGCTTTCCACCGGAGCGCATCCACTTTCACGGAAACAATAAATCGCTTGCCGAACTGACGATGGCCCTCGATGCGAACATCGGAGGCATTGTCGTCGATAACTTTACCGAATTGCACATGTTACGTACATTAGCGAGCGAACGACAGCAGCATGTGCACATATTGTTGCGCTTATCGCCCGGCGTCGAGGCGCATACGCACGCGTACATTCAAACCGGGCAGGAGGATTCGAAGTTCGGGTTTGACCTCGCTAGCGGGCAAGCGGCCAAAGCGGTAGAGATCTGCCAGCGTTCGCCAGAGATCAGCCTGTTAGGGTTTCACAGTCACATCGGGTCACAAATTTTTGACGTGCAGGGGTATCGCATGACAATCCGAAAACTGGCGCAATTCTCGCAAGAGTGCTACGAGTCGTACGGTCATGTGAGTGAAGTGGTCAATATCGGGGGAGGCTTCGGTATTCACTACTGTGAAGGCGACAAACCGCTAACGGCGGAACGGTATATCGAGGCGATTGTCGCTGAGGTGCGCGCTTCGTTTACCCATCAGCCGCTGCCGGCGATTTGGATCGAGCCGGGTCGCAGCATCGTCGGAGAAGCGGGAACGACGCTTTACCGCGTCGGTACAGAAAAACGCATCCCAGGCATTCGTCATTACGTCGCAGTCGACGGCGGCATGGCGGACAATCCGCGCCCCGCGCTGTATCAAGCAAAATATGCGGCGCTCGTCGCGAACAAGGCAGGGAAGCCAGCGACACAAACCGTCTCGATCGCCGGAAAATGCTGTGAAAGCGGCGATATGCTCATTTGGGACGTCGCACTGCCCGACCTCGCACAAGGGGACGTACTAGCTGTCCTCAGTACGGGAGCGTACAACTACTCGATGGCGAGCAACTACAACCGCCTGCGCCGTCCGGCTGCGGTGTTAGTGAACGACGGCAACGCCGACGTGATCGTACAGCGGGAGACGTTTGCCGATTTGACGCGCCACGACGTCATCCCAGCGCGTCTGCAGAAGCCGACGACGGTGTCGCCGGAAGTGGCCGATATCAAGTAG
- a CDS encoding segregation and condensation protein A, whose translation MQIELKLEAFEGPLDLLLYLIERAEIDVFDIPISAVTEQYMEVLTEMQRLELEVASEFLVMAATLLAMKSRMLLPQPEPDPLSDLYDEEEELIDPREQLIMRLIEYKRFKMLAEKLKARGSERAQVFSRLPADLGRFMPPEEPPRVQDVSVYQLIDAFQTVLQKTKPAQPRVRSVQREELSIQEQIDALRAQLQQNEQLFFSELFEEMPTREAVIVTFLALLELMKKREVTCWQDGRFAEIVISAYAK comes from the coding sequence GTGCAAATAGAGTTGAAATTAGAGGCGTTCGAAGGCCCGCTCGATTTGTTGCTCTACTTAATCGAGCGGGCCGAAATTGACGTGTTCGACATCCCCATTAGCGCTGTGACAGAGCAGTATATGGAAGTACTCACTGAGATGCAGCGGCTAGAGTTGGAGGTTGCGAGTGAGTTTTTAGTGATGGCGGCAACGCTGTTAGCGATGAAGAGCCGCATGCTTCTGCCGCAGCCGGAACCGGACCCGCTCAGCGACTTGTACGACGAAGAAGAAGAGCTGATCGACCCGCGCGAACAGTTAATTATGCGCCTCATCGAATATAAGCGGTTCAAAATGTTAGCCGAAAAGCTAAAAGCGCGCGGCAGTGAGCGCGCCCAAGTTTTTTCCCGTTTGCCGGCCGATCTCGGTCGGTTTATGCCGCCGGAAGAGCCGCCCCGCGTACAGGACGTTTCCGTCTACCAGCTTATCGACGCGTTTCAAACCGTGCTACAAAAAACGAAGCCTGCTCAGCCGCGGGTAAGAAGCGTCCAACGGGAGGAGCTGTCGATTCAAGAGCAGATCGATGCGTTGCGCGCCCAGTTGCAGCAGAACGAGCAACTCTTTTTTTCCGAGTTGTTCGAAGAGATGCCGACGCGGGAGGCGGTGATCGTCACCTTTCTCGCGCTGCTCGAATTAATGAAAAAGCGAGAAGTGACGTGTTGGCAAGACGGTCGCTTCGCAGAGATTGTCATTAGCGCGTATGCGAAGTGA
- the scpB gene encoding SMC-Scp complex subunit ScpB, with the protein MDDTELKAVLEGLLFIAGDEGLTVKQLANVLEMTKEEAKDLADDLQADYERQRRGLKIAVVAGAYQLTTRPEHAPYFTAFAVSPNASTLSQAALETLAIVAYKQPITRAEIEDIRGVKSERPLHTLSAKRLIKEVGRAEGIGRPILYGTTEEFLTSFGLQSLEALPPLDETVDREDVEAEHEELFAKLAPPSREE; encoded by the coding sequence ATGGATGATACGGAACTAAAAGCAGTGTTGGAAGGGTTGTTGTTTATCGCCGGAGACGAAGGATTAACTGTCAAGCAGTTGGCTAACGTCCTCGAGATGACGAAGGAAGAAGCAAAAGATTTGGCCGACGACTTGCAAGCCGATTACGAGCGGCAGCGGAGGGGGCTAAAGATCGCAGTCGTCGCCGGGGCGTATCAATTGACGACTCGTCCAGAGCACGCGCCTTATTTTACGGCATTCGCGGTGTCCCCGAACGCGTCGACATTGTCCCAGGCCGCGTTAGAGACGCTGGCGATCGTCGCTTATAAACAGCCAATTACGCGGGCGGAAATCGAAGATATTCGCGGGGTAAAAAGTGAACGTCCGCTACATACGCTCAGTGCGAAACGTCTCATTAAAGAAGTCGGACGGGCGGAAGGGATAGGCCGTCCCATTTTGTACGGAACGACCGAGGAGTTCTTGACGAGCTTCGGGTTACAAAGTCTCGAGGCGCTGCCGCCGCTCGACGAAACGGTCGACCGCGAGGACGTCGAAGCGGAGCACGAGGAACTGTTCGCTAAACTGGCTCCGCCGTCTCGGGAGGAGTAA
- a CDS encoding class I SAM-dependent methyltransferase, producing the protein MEKTTGTLVDKMLFLKKFFVSPKKIGSITPSSLYLARAMTERITWEESNCVIELGAGTGVFTSYLHEAKPDGCTVLVFEQDGEMRQRLQSEYANLHFCQNAEHIHAEMQAAGIRHADYILSGLPFANFPQSVRNKILDGVVQTLKPGGQFIAFQYSLQMKKQLKSRFANIDIKMVPLNIPPAFVYYCQN; encoded by the coding sequence GTGGAAAAAACGACAGGTACATTAGTCGATAAAATGCTATTTTTGAAGAAATTTTTTGTATCGCCTAAAAAAATCGGGAGTATCACCCCGAGTTCACTCTACTTGGCGCGAGCGATGACCGAGCGGATCACTTGGGAGGAAAGCAATTGTGTCATCGAGCTAGGGGCGGGTACCGGCGTTTTTACCAGCTATCTTCACGAAGCAAAACCTGACGGTTGTACGGTGCTCGTGTTTGAACAAGATGGCGAGATGCGGCAGCGGCTACAGAGCGAGTACGCCAACCTCCACTTTTGTCAAAATGCGGAACATATTCACGCCGAGATGCAGGCAGCGGGAATACGTCACGCCGATTACATTCTTTCCGGATTGCCCTTTGCTAACTTCCCGCAAAGCGTACGCAACAAAATTTTAGACGGCGTTGTGCAGACGTTGAAACCGGGGGGACAGTTTATCGCCTTTCAATACTCGTTGCAAATGAAAAAACAGCTTAAATCGCGTTTTGCTAATATCGACATAAAAATGGTGCCCCTCAACATACCGCCAGCTTTCGTTTATTATTGTCAGAATTAA
- a CDS encoding DUF2953 domain-containing protein: MLVILHFLIIKVELTYERERKNDVFVLTVTTLGGLIKLRRNISLVDLELKDLSVELREQKRGASPSDQPTKKRLTVAEIVQRYKRWQQWVSRITGLYAIAQAFLKKVRCKKLVWHTTIGTEDAAVTGALTGMIWGLQTAAASFGCHSLRMETEPQIAVSPNFSLPAFEVHFCCILQFRLGQAIFAGTRIFLHLKKSGRSEQKWRNTPSKA; encoded by the coding sequence GTGTTAGTCATTTTACACTTTTTGATAATAAAAGTCGAGCTCACTTACGAGCGCGAACGAAAAAATGATGTGTTCGTCCTAACAGTTACAACGCTTGGCGGGCTCATAAAGTTGCGGCGGAACATTTCGCTCGTCGACCTTGAATTAAAAGACCTCAGTGTAGAGCTACGCGAACAAAAGCGTGGAGCGTCCCCGTCTGACCAGCCGACTAAGAAGCGGCTAACTGTTGCGGAGATCGTGCAGCGCTATAAACGTTGGCAGCAGTGGGTGTCGCGCATTACCGGCTTATATGCAATTGCGCAGGCATTTTTAAAAAAGGTGCGTTGCAAAAAGCTCGTATGGCATACGACGATTGGCACGGAGGACGCTGCGGTTACTGGTGCGCTTACTGGGATGATCTGGGGTTTGCAAACCGCAGCGGCCAGCTTTGGCTGCCACTCTTTGCGCATGGAGACGGAACCTCAAATCGCGGTGAGCCCAAATTTTAGTCTGCCGGCCTTCGAGGTGCATTTTTGCTGCATACTTCAATTTCGCCTCGGGCAGGCTATATTTGCTGGGACGCGTATTTTCCTTCATCTAAAGAAGAGTGGAAGGAGTGAACAGAAGTGGCGGAACACCCCATCCAAAGCTTAA
- the ytfJ gene encoding GerW family sporulation protein, which produces MAEHPIQSLMKTSMENIKEMIDVNTIVGDPVETPDGSVILPVSKVGFGFAAGGSEFPPPERNKGAGDSLDSEQKLPFGGGSGGGVSITPIAFLIVNAQGVKVLSLDHATHLYDRLLDMAPTVVEKIQHMAKGKRGQAGQMGSAGQNCRPNEFGAN; this is translated from the coding sequence GTGGCGGAACACCCCATCCAAAGCTTAATGAAGACCTCGATGGAAAACATTAAAGAAATGATCGATGTCAATACGATCGTCGGCGATCCGGTGGAGACGCCAGACGGCAGTGTCATTTTACCCGTGTCGAAAGTCGGGTTTGGCTTCGCAGCCGGCGGTAGCGAATTCCCGCCGCCAGAGCGCAATAAAGGGGCAGGCGACTCGCTAGATAGTGAACAAAAGTTGCCGTTTGGCGGCGGCAGCGGGGGCGGTGTGTCGATTACACCGATCGCCTTTCTCATCGTCAATGCACAAGGGGTTAAAGTGCTCAGTTTGGACCACGCGACACACCTGTACGATCGCTTACTCGACATGGCGCCGACCGTCGTGGAAAAAATTCAACACATGGCGAAGGGTAAACGCGGGCAGGCAGGGCAAATGGGGTCTGCGGGGCAAAATTGTAGGCCGAACGAATTTGGCGCAAATTGA